One Gossypium hirsutum isolate 1008001.06 chromosome A08, Gossypium_hirsutum_v2.1, whole genome shotgun sequence genomic window, TCGAACTGCTATTCAGAGAAGCTCTTCAATTTATACTTGGTTGATTAGGTGGGTTTTAGAGTCTTGAATTTATTCTTTGGTATTAGCATGCTAGTTGAGGGTGTTTCAGTGCCATTTCATCACTAAATTCATTCTTACCAAGTATTACCACCTCTATCCTTTGacagatttatttatttttcaaattgtaCATACATGAggaaatataataaaagttaaagTGTAGAAAGTAGTATTTGAGTTAATGAAtcctaaaaatagaaataatggaCTGAATATAGAAATATTTATTGGGAAATAGATTTTTGTGGATGGTGAGAATCGGAGGTGGAGTCTTCCCTGATATGAAGGTAAGTCATTACAAGGTTATACCTTTATAATCTGTTTGAGGTGTTGAGTGTATTTAACTTGGTTACTTGAAGAAAACTGAGGTTAAGATACTGATACATCAATCCTTATCTTAAACAATTTGTACGTAGTTTTCATATGTAGTTTATTTGAGTGTTGGAGTTTTTGGACTGCTCTCTCAAAATTTTTATTGACTAGAAGTTTTCTAGGAAAATTTGACATCGTCCtgaaattcaatttataatttgttgctaatattcttttatttttagctgAATTAACTGACCAAATTTGGTTTTTTGGTtaaccataaaaaaattaatttggttaacagaagagatttttaagaaaatttgatatttgaatgttattttggttATTAGTTAGGATTAGTCCTGTTAAGTTTTTATaccttcattttatttgtttttaactttTAGTATGTGTTAATTTAACATCTGATGGTGATTAATATCTTCATTGTATTGTGCTTCTAGATTTTGATTTGTTCTGATATTTTGGTTGGATATGTAGAATTATCCATTGAAAAAATGTTGAAGGTTAATTTTGTTTTGTTAACAAAAAccaaccaaattaaccgaaatattAAGCTGTTCTCTTTTTTCCTGCAATTTTGTAGTTAACGGATTTGGGTTTCACGTTACATTATTTTGTATATTGTAGGTACATATTATGCACAGCCTTTTCAACGACTTCTGCATTAACAGACTGGAGTAGTGTACAAAAATTCTTTAGACACTTTCAGACTATTCAAATCTATAATATTTTTTCCCCTCTGTTTGTAGGTTCATTGGCATCTTGTCCTGATAAGAGTGTAGTTTATAAAGCTTTAAACTTTGCATTGTCTTCCGAGGTATTAGAATTCCTAGTTCAAAACTTAGCAATTTGTCTTTTATAAAAAGACCTTTGCATTTTCAGTGTTGTTTAGGTTCGCAAACAAGATGTTGTATTTGGACttgttgtattttatttatttttatatttaatctaatttttattatttattttagttttgattctatatttttatttttattttaatttgataatgaattttaatagaattttaatagaaattttttatatttatatcatggaCATTATTattctcaatattttgataacgaattttaatttttttatatttttcatgacctttataatattttttttaaaatttcatgacctTTAGTGACGTTTTttaaataaacgccgcaaaatttagcggcgttatctatagcggcgttttttgcggcgcttgtaaaAACGGCGCAAATAATTTTAGCAGCggttaaaagcgccgctaaagacctaaAAAAAGGCCGCTAAAAGTCAGTTTTGTTGTATTGCatcaaccatggatccatgtatgAGGAACGAATCGGGTTGAAATAGGGTCAAAGATATACCTTTTCAATTTGACCCCCTTGTGATGTCGATACTATTTTAGTCTGATCCCCTTGCAATGTTGATCCCAAGCCGCAACAAAATCGTAttggcctctacgtaatccacccagtcaAAATGAACGACAAAAACTCTCTTGAACTTTTTAGAGAGAATGTTCAAAATAGTTGCTATaccctctttatttttttttcttagtaACCAGCACACTCTaagggattatattatttttattaatctaacctaataaaaaatagaaatattccCTTTATATTTAGAGAAAACTATGGAAAGTATTAATAcattatattatttccaaaagaatattatctTCCATAATTTTTACCTTTGACTggaattattataactatttattttaataattttcataaactatATTcagttaatattttatatgaatcaaattcatatattaattttaattaagttctatatttgtgtacaacaagtttgtacatataatgtgtttaatgtttaattgtcaaattaaattaattcaataatcaatttAACTCATGTGATAgctaaacacaataccaactatgtttagATTCTATTTacttcaaccatagggtgtgaccctgtaggctcttgcaacattagtagtaatactaaaatatttctaatgttacaagcattgaatggcatctagcaatgcatcattgctaaccaagttacaagaagtcatgatttgacataacctttctatgatgatttttcatgtattatatcattttatcatttatatctagattggacacaaatCATGGGAtaatcacacttgtatagtccaatctcatatttaTTGATActttgagtagactatgataaaaaaataagtgtgatatctcatatcaacttatttgagcatgatcATGCATTTCTAATATTACTCCAACAAGTGGGCTATGATATTGCTTCCATTATGTAGGATGAACAAATCTTTtattgatcaatcatatcccactacatagattgtagCATACGAACattagtctttatagtacaacttaTTACGGTAGACATTTTAgtgtatcaaaatatatgacctatgatgttgggacaatgatgatctcacgtctaaggatcgtatacatagttatcactatgaatatgttgtgactattacataataatccaagaaacatactcatagtgggCCACTcctatgttgttctctaacacatactcaagtattgattttgacatccctaagtcaatgacaacactttgtcatcaatcaactacacattagtctcaatgcattattattgttcaaacccacaataatacttgactaaggatcttgtagaataatcatattattaatcatattatttttagGACACTATTATTAATCAGTTTACTTACACAcatagaaaaaaactaaaataacaatggcaatgccttatattaacaaaCAAGGTAAAAATGAGTATCTGATTACAATAATCTCATGATTGATATTTGGGAATACTCTAACACAAATTCCCTCACAAATCATTTGGTATTAAAACAACGATTATTAATGTTCCGTATGGCAGAAGGTTAGTCTATTAGGCTCACATCAGTGAATTTGTAACTCTCCTAAATGATTTGAAGAATGTTAAGGCCAACATAGATAATGAAGATTGGGCTATGTTATTGCTTTGTTCTTTTCCCTCTTCATACAAAAATTTTAGGGAAACCTTTTGAGTAAGGATAAACTTGACAACGAGTTAGGTTTGAAAAATAAGTCAGATAGGTAAGCCTCAATGTTGGTCGCTAGAGGAAGACAACAATCTAAGAATTCGAGTCAAAGAAGATCAAGGGTGAGATTGAAATCAAGAAACTGCTAAAATGAATATGGTTATTGCAAAAAGAAGGGTCACATTAAATCAGAATGTTATAAACTttagaataaaagtaaaagggTCTCCAAAAATGACAAGAAAGGGAAGTAGAAAGTTGATGTAGTTGATGCTAATGTAGCCAAGGATAGAGATGCTGACTTATTATTGGTGTCAACGACCAAATGGTCTAAGTTCACATTCGAGAGGATCTTAGATTTAGGGTGTTCCTACCATATGTGTCCCAAAAATGACTAGTCCTCCACATATAGTTTGGTTGAAAGTGGATTTGTACTTATCAAAAATAACTCACCTTGCAAAATTACCAACATTGGTACCATTCAAATTAGGATGCGTGATAGGATAGTCAAAATATTATCAGATGTCAAGCATGTGCCTGATTTAAAGCAGAATCATGTCTTTTTGGGTATTTCAGACTTGAATGGTTACAAGATCGTCATTTAGTCAAACGACTTAAatgtatctcgtggagctcttgtTTTGATGAGAAGACAGAAAGTCAGCATTCTATACATTCTGCAAGGTTCAAAGTGACCAGTTCAGTAGCAATTATCAATACAAGGATGAAATCATCGCCACGTCACGACGAGGACTCTTCTGACCTCACAACAACGTGGCTAAATTTCCTCTTTACTGATTTTAAATCAACTTAGTTGTGGTACATGCGACTTAGTCATATGAGcaaaaaaaatatgattattttaagcaAAGAGATCTTCTTCAAGGTATTAGAGTTGGAAAGTTAGATTTCTATGAGCATTGCATTTATGGGAAACAGAGTCAAGCAAACTTCAATTCAACAGTGCAACACACAAGACAAAAGGGACCTTTGACTATATTCATTCTGGTTTATGGGTTCCGGCTCTAGTTGTCTCCAAATGAGGTAGCAGATATCTTCTAACTTTTATTAATGACCACTCCTGTAACAgtccattttttagtgaaatcggaacagtggttttgggaccacaaatccgacccaaaaatatgatttatttttatttcattatatggtccgtattataataggcatgtcatgtgaaaatttcaaaatgaaaattttatcgattaagtacttaattacaagaaggactaaatcacttaaaatgtgaaagttgaattctagtagctataaggatcaaatagctatggaattcaaaacttaacgtccttatgtggtaatttgaccattaagaaaagtgtgtagatttttcttggtgactcatccatgaaattatagaaaaagggaaaggactaaattgaaaataccaaaatacttaattaattaaaagatgaaaagaaatatatcatcttattttcatcatcttcaacctaaaattttatgaaaaccctaggagagagaggggaaactttcaaggcttaattgggtaagttctcttgtctcgtttttagtaattttagtatttttgaaaccagaatagcttaatctctctatttgagggattaatttgaaaagttatcaaggtatgaaaataggtcatggatgtatattctagaaattagaaatttatggtagaaaatgaaagattattgatagataaataacttttacaaagtgatttttgatgaaaacatgatttagggactaaaatgagttggaaaatttgatgaaaaattttgaaattttatgaatacatgtgcttgaAAATTTGTAAtagggctttggttaggcttggaataaggagtaatttgcacaagtttcactTTCcaggcctagggacaaaatcgaaatttatggaaaagttaggggcaaaatgttaatttttcctaggacataaattgtgtctatttaaatatgaaatgtatgaaattgatggttagatccatttatatagatccagacaacactaattcgaggttaggtcgaggaaaataaaagatttcggattagtag contains:
- the LOC107951512 gene encoding uncharacterized protein isoform X1, with amino-acid sequence MRFKLLEMLILMDILLNRSINDALVAEEKFFRSRPVYNGLADRCGVPQLAKKLNQEVDPCEGLTDDDIRTAIQRSSSIYTWLIRYILCTAFSTTSALTDWSSVQKFFRHFQTIQIYNIFSPLFVGSLASCPDKSVVYKALNFALSSEVLEFLVQNLAICLL